The Chitinophaga pinensis DSM 2588 region CAGCAGGTAGTGTACAACGGTAAGATCTACACTGCAAAATGGTGGACACAGGGCGACCAGCCTGATACGCACAGTGGTGCTGACCAGGTTTGGGCTTATGTACGTGATTGTGGCGGTAGTAATCCTGGTAATCAGGCTCCGACAGTAAGCATCACTTCTCCATCAGCAGGCGCTTCTTTCTCTGCTCCGGCTACAGTAACCATCCAGGCTACTGCTGCAGATGCAGACGGTACAATTGCCAAAGTTGAATTCTACAATGGCAACACCAAACTGGGAGAAGTAACTGCAAGCCCATACAGTTATACATGGGGTAACGTAGCTGCTGGTGCTTACAGCATCACAGCTGTAGCAACTGACAATGGCAGCAAGTCTACAACCAGCGCTGCTGTAGCTATCCAGGTAGGTAGCGGCAACACAGGTAACTGTGCGGGCGTAGCTGCTTATGAGCCTTTCCCGAAAGTATATAACCAGGGAGATAAGGTAGTGTATAACGGTGTCCTGTACGAAAGCCAGTCAAATGGTCTGTACAACGTAACGCCTGGTACTGCTGACTGGTGGTGGAAACCACTGGGTGCATGTGGTGCGGCGGCAAGAGTAGCTGTAGTATCTCCTGAACCTGATGGTGTTAACGCAGACAGCAAACTGGTCGTATTCCCTAACCCGCTGACAGGTACTGTGCTGAAAGTACAGATCAATGCTGCACAGGGTGAGAAAGTACTGATCGAACTGTGGAGTACGAATGGTAACGCTATCCTACGTAAACAGATCGTCGCAGGCGCTAAAGGTCAGCAGACCGTTGATCTGGATGTGTCTCAGGTACCAGCAGGTTCCTGGATACTGAAAACCAGCAATCAGCAGAGCGGCCGTAAAAGTGCTGCGAAGGTGATAAGATTATAATAGCCAATTAGGAATTAGGAATTAAGAATTAAGAATTGCTGCCGTTGCAACAGTCTCAATTCTTAATTCCTAATTCCTAATTCCTAATTTTTATTTAGCGAGAGTCTATATGCTGCTTTTAAATCCTGTATTTCTGTAAGCTCTTTCACTTCCCTCAGAATAAATAAGGTTCACTGTTAACGCTAAATTCCAACGTATGATGATGAAATTTACACACGTACTATTACAGGTTTTTATGATCAGCTGTCTGCTCCTGGCAGCTGGCGAAAGCGTATCTGCACAGTCAGGTATCTATGGCGGCGGTCCTATCTACAAAAACCGCAGTTATGCAATTAATGAACTCAGAAATTCCGGTTATACCTATGTGGTGGTATGGACCATTCACATTGATGCAAGCGGTAATTTCAACTTCAACGCGGAATTTCCTTTAGTGCAGAATGGTACTTATATCGGTGGAAATTCCTATCCGAATTTTGTGGATGATATGGCCAGACTGAAGTCAGCGCCCACCACCATTAACCGGCTGGAATTTTGTCTCAGCGCATGGGGTTCGTCCACTTTTACCAATGTAAAAAATCTGATCGCCGCACAGGGTACCGGTAGTACCAGTATACTGTACAAAAACTTCCAGGCTTTACGCAACACCTTTCCCATGGTGGACGCTATCGGCTTTGATGATGAAAGTGCCTATGATGTCAGCTCTGCTACCGCATTGGCTGTGATGTTGGGTAACCTGGGGTTTAAGGTAAGTCTGGTACCGTATACGAATTCCGGATACTGGACGAGTGTGGCGACAAATACCAATAACCAGCGTCCCGGTACAGTAGACAGGATAGACCTGCAGTGTTATGCCGGTGGCGCAGGCAATTCTCCCTGTAACTGGAATTTCGGTACCATACCGGTGTATGCGGGATTGTGGGACGCGGAGAAGTCAACAACACAGGTACAGAATCAGCTGAACACCTGGAAGAACAGTTGTGGTGCGCGTATCAAAGGTGGATTTATGTGGCTGTATGATGATATTGATAACAGTTCCCAGACGGCGGCTTATGCCACCGCTATCAGGAATGTGTTTGGCGGCGGTACATTGAGTACGGCGGCTGTTACTTTTTATCGTGATTGTAATTATGGAGGTCTGGCGATCAGTTTACCTACAGGCGATTATACCCTGGCGAGACTACAGTCTTTCGGCATCCGTAATGATGATATTTCTTCTTTAAACGTCAACAGTGGTTACAGTACCCGTTTGTATCAGAACGATAATTTTGGCGGTACTTCCCTTGCCCTGACAGCAAGCAATTCCTGTCTGGTTGCAGCAGGCTGGAATGACGTGGCCAGTTCCCTGATCGTACGTGCAGGCAGTGGCGCGAGGACTGCTGAAGAGGTTTCCATACAGAAGAGCGCTCTCCCTGTGAGATCCGCGAAAGGATTCCTGCTCTATCCTAATCCTGCTGCGGGTGAGTTGAAATTTCAGGCAGACGAAGACCTGAGTGGTGCACGTATACAGATCTTTGATCTGAGTGGCCGCCTTGTCATGACTGCCCGTAATATGGCGAACAGACTGGATATTTCCAGACTGCATACCGGCGTGTATACCATTGTGTTCAACAACAATGGCAGCATGATCACCCGTCAGTTTGTAAAACAATGAAAATAACCATTTAAATCGCTGATAAATCCTTTTGCAGGTTCTGCTTTACACTTCTTGTATTTGAACGTATTAAGGGAAACACTTCTTTGCCAGGAGGCGGTGGGCGGAACTTGCAATCAGTAACGCCGGTGTATGGCCGGCGCATTTTAAATCCCTCAAAACATAAATCATGAAAGCAAAAAAATGGATGAAGGCAGGTCTGCTGTTTGCAGCAGGTTTGTTGCTGTCCGCACAAACTTTTGCACAGTTTAAAGTAGTAGGCTATATGCCCTCCTGGTCTGGTAGTGTAAGCGCT contains the following coding sequences:
- a CDS encoding T9SS type A sorting domain-containing protein, which codes for MMMKFTHVLLQVFMISCLLLAAGESVSAQSGIYGGGPIYKNRSYAINELRNSGYTYVVVWTIHIDASGNFNFNAEFPLVQNGTYIGGNSYPNFVDDMARLKSAPTTINRLEFCLSAWGSSTFTNVKNLIAAQGTGSTSILYKNFQALRNTFPMVDAIGFDDESAYDVSSATALAVMLGNLGFKVSLVPYTNSGYWTSVATNTNNQRPGTVDRIDLQCYAGGAGNSPCNWNFGTIPVYAGLWDAEKSTTQVQNQLNTWKNSCGARIKGGFMWLYDDIDNSSQTAAYATAIRNVFGGGTLSTAAVTFYRDCNYGGLAISLPTGDYTLARLQSFGIRNDDISSLNVNSGYSTRLYQNDNFGGTSLALTASNSCLVAAGWNDVASSLIVRAGSGARTAEEVSIQKSALPVRSAKGFLLYPNPAAGELKFQADEDLSGARIQIFDLSGRLVMTARNMANRLDISRLHTGVYTIVFNNNGSMITRQFVKQ